The Mercurialis annua linkage group LG8, ddMerAnnu1.2, whole genome shotgun sequence genome window below encodes:
- the LOC126661420 gene encoding DNA damage-repair/toleration protein DRT100-like — protein MGALNLIPLTCLLLTLISTVNSCSPADRNALLSFKSSLTEPYLGIFKSWSGDNCCTNWYGISCDPTTGRVADISLRGESEDPIFEKAGRSGYMTGSINPSVCQLDSLTTLIIADWKGISGEIPECVVSLRSLRILDLVGNKLSGKIPADIGNLQRLTVLNLADNEISGAIPGSINKLGNLKHLDLRNNQVSGELPADFGSLKMLSRALLSRNQLTGSIPSSISNMKLLADLDLAMNRISGYLPSWLGNMRVLSTLNLDSNMLSGELPASLLSSNGLGIVNLSRNSIEGTIPNVFHSNSYFMALDLSFNNLKGPIPGSLSSAKYVGHLDLSHNHLCGAIPIGEPFDRLEGSSFSNNDCLCGNPLRTC, from the coding sequence ATGGGTGCATTAAATCTAATACCACTCACTTGTCTCCTCTTAACCCTAATCTCCACCGTCAATTCCTGCTCACCGGCCGACCGTAATGCCTTACTATCCTTCAAATCCTCACTAACCGAGCCATACTTAGGCATTTTCAAATCATGGTCAGGTGATAACTGTTGCACCAACTGGTACGGCATCAGCTGCGACCCAACCACCGGCCGTGTCGCCGACATCAGCTTACGTGGCGAGTCGGAAGATCCCATTTTTGAGAAAGCCGGCAGGTCCGGTTACATGACCGGCTCTATCAACCCCTCAGTTTGTCAGCTTGATAGTCTCACTACTCTCATTATTGCTGACTGGAAAGGTATTTCCGGTGAGATACCGGAATGTGTGGTTTCTTTACGTTCACTTCGTATTCTTGATCTCGTCGGAAATAAATTATCCGGTAAGATTCCGGCTGATATTGGAAACCTTCAACGACTCACTGTGTTGAATCTTGCTGACAATGAGATATCTGGAGCCATTCCTGGTTCTATAAATAAGTTGGGGAATCTCAAGCATTTAGATTTACGAAACAACCAAGTTTCCGGCGAGTTACCGGCGGATTTCGGTAGCTTAAAAATGCTGAGTAGGGCATTACTGAGTAGAAACCAGCTCACTGGGTCAATACCGAGTTCTATATCCAACATGAAACTTCTTGCTGATTTGGATTTAGCAATGAACCGGATTTCTGGTTACTTACCGTCGTGGTTAGGTAACATGCGGGTTTTATCAACGTTAAACTTGGACAGTAACATGCTTTCCGGCGAGTTACCGGCGTCTTTGCTGAGTTCTAACGGTTTGGGTATTGTAAATCTGAGCCGAAACTCAATTGAAGGAACCATACCGAATGTTTTCCATTCGAATTCTTATTTTATGGCTCTTGATTTATCGTTTAATAATTTGAAGGGTCCGATTCCCGGTTCGTTATCGTCGGCTAAATATGTGGGTCATTTAGATTTGAGCCATAACCATCTATGTGGGGCGATTCCGATTGGTGAACCGTTTGATCGGCTCGAAGGGTCATCTTTTAGTAACAATGATTGTCTTTGTGGAAATCCATTGAGGACTTGTTGA